The following are encoded together in the Falsiruegeria litorea R37 genome:
- a CDS encoding MATE family efflux transporter — protein sequence MTAERTPRPTRSPPGHLLREAQHITRLAFPIVVSLAAAALIGVVDTVMVAPLGTLPLAAVSITTSALIIFYSALFGFVSATGVRMAEAFGKSNDQELLATTRVALFVALGVGTLGTLTMLVVRPALAWIGQPPEVLELLGGYWVSMSFLLIPFTVFYALKALFDAIDRPWIGVGLAFFAVGCNIPANYVLIHGVWGWPGLGLVGAGIASLVSQIASLVLAFVILGRWNARWDVASHFGFDWNELRLQLKEGSVISLGYLGEGAAYAVAGLMLGWFGAAALAAHQIVSAVSDVIYMVPLGISIAISIRVAQAIGANERERLRPIVLASLFVVVSWMSLVITGILLGRAPLAQGLSDDADVVALAVSMFLVIAAMQIADGVQGTMLGVFRGMTDNRIPVVITLFSYWVIALPVGYVLGFVMDWGPNGVWIGYGSGLGLAAAALTYRFFSRV from the coding sequence ATGACCGCAGAGCGGACACCCCGGCCAACGCGGTCGCCCCCTGGACATCTGCTGCGAGAGGCGCAGCATATCACGCGGCTTGCTTTTCCGATCGTTGTCTCTCTTGCCGCGGCGGCCTTGATCGGGGTTGTGGACACCGTGATGGTGGCGCCTTTGGGTACGCTTCCCTTGGCGGCCGTGTCGATCACCACATCCGCGCTGATCATCTTCTATTCTGCTTTGTTTGGGTTTGTGTCTGCCACCGGAGTTCGCATGGCCGAGGCATTTGGCAAGTCCAATGATCAAGAGTTACTCGCAACCACTCGGGTCGCGCTTTTCGTGGCATTGGGGGTCGGAACACTGGGCACTCTGACGATGCTCGTTGTACGACCTGCTTTGGCTTGGATCGGACAGCCGCCCGAGGTTCTTGAATTGCTCGGCGGCTACTGGGTTTCGATGAGCTTTCTGCTGATTCCCTTCACTGTCTTCTATGCTCTGAAAGCCCTGTTTGACGCGATTGATCGTCCCTGGATCGGGGTTGGCTTGGCGTTCTTTGCTGTCGGCTGCAACATCCCGGCAAACTATGTGCTGATACATGGGGTTTGGGGGTGGCCAGGCCTGGGGTTGGTCGGGGCGGGCATCGCGAGCCTCGTCTCCCAGATCGCCTCACTTGTCCTGGCGTTTGTGATCTTGGGCCGGTGGAATGCGCGGTGGGACGTGGCATCGCACTTTGGCTTTGACTGGAATGAATTGCGCCTCCAGCTCAAAGAGGGGTCTGTAATCTCGCTTGGTTATCTGGGTGAGGGCGCGGCATATGCGGTCGCCGGACTGATGCTCGGATGGTTCGGTGCCGCAGCGCTGGCGGCGCATCAGATCGTATCGGCCGTGAGCGATGTCATCTACATGGTTCCTTTGGGCATTTCGATTGCGATCTCGATCCGGGTGGCACAGGCGATTGGCGCGAATGAGAGAGAGCGGCTTAGGCCAATTGTGCTGGCATCCTTGTTTGTGGTCGTCAGTTGGATGAGCCTGGTCATCACCGGCATTCTTTTAGGGCGTGCGCCGTTGGCACAGGGGTTGTCGGATGATGCCGACGTGGTCGCGCTTGCGGTTTCGATGTTTTTGGTGATCGCGGCGATGCAGATCGCAGATGGGGTGCAGGGAACGATGTTGGGTGTGTTCCGCGGGATGACAGACAATCGCATCCCGGTTGTCATCACCCTGTTTTCTTACTGGGTCATCGCATTGCCGGTTGGCTACGTCCTGGGGTTTGTAATGGATTGGGGCCCGAATGGGGTTTGGATCGGATATGGTTCTGGACTGGGTTTGGCGGCTGCCGCTCTGACCTATCGCTTTTTCTCTCGGGTGTAG
- a CDS encoding NAD(P)/FAD-dependent oxidoreductase, protein MIRNENPVIANSLWSATTKYADSYPELNGEQQADVAVIGAGFTGLSAALHLAEAGASVTLIDAQHPGWGASGRNGGQINVGLKDGPTGIRSKFGDHWGERMIRMAGDAGDLVFDLIERHQINCDAKRPGWLRAAHTPKTLQQLHGLAEDWDNHGGGMNKLDQAEMQRLTGTEAYIGGVLDRRGGVLHPLNYALGLADAAHCKGVAIYGDTPAEHIQAEGGRHRVKTPNGAIMTDKVLICTNAYSGDLDPKVAKSVLPVRSVQVATQPLSDNIRRSILPEGNALSDARRLLLYFRQDAEGRFLMGGRGTYNDGSTRRQIERLKRISAELFPQLADVEWDYAWGGFVALTRDHYPHLHELAPGIYAGLGYNGRGVAIATAMGRVLARWAAGEPAEKLDFPVTPLKPLPLSFARETLVEAEILRLKLLDKLGL, encoded by the coding sequence ATGATCCGAAACGAGAACCCCGTCATTGCCAACAGCCTATGGTCCGCAACGACCAAGTACGCGGACAGCTACCCCGAATTGAACGGCGAACAACAGGCTGATGTCGCCGTCATCGGCGCCGGGTTTACCGGGTTGTCTGCAGCCTTGCACTTGGCCGAAGCGGGCGCCAGCGTCACCCTGATTGACGCCCAACATCCCGGCTGGGGTGCGTCTGGTCGCAATGGCGGACAGATCAATGTCGGCCTCAAGGATGGTCCAACGGGAATAAGATCGAAATTCGGTGACCATTGGGGAGAGCGGATGATCCGCATGGCCGGGGATGCGGGCGATCTGGTGTTTGATCTGATCGAGCGCCATCAGATCAACTGCGACGCCAAGCGCCCCGGCTGGTTGCGGGCCGCGCATACCCCCAAGACGCTGCAGCAATTGCACGGGTTGGCCGAGGATTGGGACAATCATGGCGGTGGCATGAACAAGCTTGACCAAGCCGAAATGCAGCGCCTGACGGGAACAGAAGCTTACATCGGAGGTGTATTGGACCGGCGTGGAGGCGTGTTGCATCCGCTGAACTATGCCCTTGGACTGGCAGATGCTGCGCATTGCAAGGGTGTGGCAATTTATGGCGACACTCCGGCCGAGCACATACAGGCGGAAGGCGGCAGACATCGGGTGAAAACGCCAAACGGAGCCATCATGACGGACAAGGTCTTGATCTGCACCAACGCCTACTCTGGCGATCTGGATCCCAAAGTCGCCAAATCTGTTCTGCCTGTCCGATCGGTGCAGGTCGCGACGCAGCCGCTTTCGGACAACATTCGCCGGTCGATCCTGCCCGAAGGCAACGCCCTATCCGACGCCCGCCGTCTGTTGCTGTATTTCCGACAAGACGCCGAGGGCCGGTTTCTGATGGGAGGGCGCGGAACCTACAACGACGGATCAACACGCCGACAGATTGAGCGGCTCAAGCGCATCTCGGCCGAGCTGTTTCCGCAACTTGCCGACGTTGAATGGGACTACGCATGGGGCGGTTTCGTTGCGCTGACCCGGGACCACTATCCACACCTGCACGAGTTGGCCCCAGGGATCTACGCGGGGCTTGGGTACAACGGGCGCGGCGTTGCCATCGCCACGGCAATGGGGCGGGTGTTGGCGCGTTGGGCTGCCGGAGAACCCGCCGAAAAGCTGGATTTCCCTGTTACCCCCCTCAAGCCACTGCCGTTATCCTTCGCACGGGAAACATTGGTTGAGGCCGAGATCCTGCGCCTTAAGCTGTTGGACAAACTGGGTCTCTAG
- a CDS encoding TetR family transcriptional regulator C-terminal domain-containing protein yields MSQSVEASQKTDTRRRTASKEVRRQQLINATIDSIASNGIGGTTMSTVTESAGLSMGIVNFHFKSKQNLLEETLLYLAKEHHEQWLAAFESAGMSASDKLLAIVDAHFHPRICTPKKLAVWFAFFGEAGRRKVYRKLIEDIDRERYFIALDLCQEIEGEGTYNGLPPRQVANILEALYDGIWLELLAYPENYGRAEARDHITAFLSKVYPNHFQMPEFNQGA; encoded by the coding sequence ATGAGCCAATCTGTTGAAGCCAGTCAAAAGACCGACACGCGCCGCCGCACCGCGTCCAAAGAGGTGCGCCGCCAGCAGTTGATCAACGCAACCATCGATTCAATTGCCAGCAATGGAATTGGTGGCACCACCATGTCGACTGTGACTGAGAGTGCGGGCTTGTCGATGGGGATCGTCAATTTCCACTTCAAGTCCAAGCAAAACCTGCTGGAAGAAACCCTTTTGTATCTGGCCAAGGAACATCACGAACAGTGGCTGGCTGCGTTTGAAAGCGCGGGCATGTCGGCATCTGACAAACTGTTGGCCATCGTGGATGCGCATTTTCACCCCCGGATTTGCACACCCAAAAAGCTTGCTGTTTGGTTTGCATTCTTCGGTGAAGCAGGACGGCGCAAGGTCTATCGCAAGCTGATCGAGGATATCGACCGGGAACGCTACTTCATTGCCCTGGATCTATGTCAGGAGATCGAGGGGGAGGGCACATACAATGGGCTTCCACCACGACAGGTCGCCAACATTCTTGAGGCACTTTACGACGGGATCTGGCTTGAACTGCTGGCGTATCCTGAAAACTACGGACGCGCTGAAGCCCGCGATCATATCACGGCCTTCTTGTCCAAAGTCTATCCCAACCATTTCCAAATGCCGGAGTTCAATCAGGGCGCATAG
- a CDS encoding phosphatase PAP2 family protein, protein MTAEFFGTPQGAYGAYGAYGAYGAYGASGAYGAYGAYGAYGAYGLPESPVAAEALVTTRDGIVGSPLEHLPSARPGVPNDVQNLKRLSREVRAAIFAFELNSTVEMSVAVDETATATLWRRVDQDHGASRPSVKYREMVEMTAPRQEVFEKQLGFLAGYADIRQDRGAEILSQISAPIPFYQTISFIDPARTPYTLELLATALRFTNYCEQQMKYALAVKRPIELSPQVQPMIQTPTHGSLPSGHATEAFVTARLIWKLMLHSGTPQYQSGGHWGEMLMRLASRIAVNRTVAGVHFPVDSAAGAVLGLTLAEFVHGQCTGGGWTATRFNGLRYSPSSDFDWHGLYVAADDHQRTETEGPDGVWAKAKQRRSDGGKAPALGWLWDKAQEEWVDFDPHS, encoded by the coding sequence ATGACCGCGGAATTTTTCGGAACCCCTCAGGGGGCATATGGAGCCTATGGCGCATACGGTGCCTACGGGGCCTACGGGGCCAGCGGAGCCTACGGCGCGTACGGTGCCTATGGAGCGTATGGTGCCTACGGCTTGCCCGAAAGCCCTGTTGCCGCCGAAGCACTGGTGACAACCCGCGATGGCATTGTCGGGAGCCCTCTGGAGCATCTTCCGTCAGCACGCCCGGGCGTGCCAAACGACGTGCAAAACCTCAAACGTCTTTCGCGCGAAGTCAGGGCGGCGATTTTTGCGTTTGAGCTGAACTCGACAGTCGAGATGTCGGTGGCTGTGGATGAGACCGCTACGGCAACTCTGTGGCGTCGTGTTGATCAAGATCACGGTGCCTCCCGTCCAAGTGTCAAATATCGAGAAATGGTCGAGATGACCGCCCCGCGCCAGGAGGTGTTCGAAAAGCAGCTGGGGTTTCTGGCAGGCTATGCCGATATTCGCCAGGATCGCGGGGCCGAAATCCTGTCCCAAATCTCGGCACCGATCCCGTTCTATCAAACCATTTCCTTTATCGATCCGGCGCGCACTCCGTACACGCTCGAATTGCTGGCGACGGCTTTGCGGTTCACCAACTATTGCGAACAGCAGATGAAGTATGCCTTGGCGGTGAAGCGTCCCATCGAGTTGTCACCCCAAGTGCAACCGATGATCCAGACCCCGACCCATGGTTCGTTGCCAAGTGGTCATGCGACCGAGGCGTTTGTCACCGCGCGATTGATCTGGAAGTTGATGCTGCATTCAGGAACTCCGCAGTATCAATCTGGCGGGCATTGGGGCGAGATGTTGATGCGCCTGGCGTCACGCATCGCAGTCAACCGCACCGTCGCAGGGGTTCATTTCCCGGTGGACAGCGCCGCAGGGGCGGTGCTGGGATTGACGCTGGCAGAGTTCGTTCACGGACAATGCACGGGCGGTGGCTGGACCGCCACCAGGTTCAATGGGCTGCGCTACAGCCCCTCCAGCGATTTTGACTGGCACGGACTTTATGTGGCGGCCGACGATCACCAAAGAACCGAGACCGAAGGCCCCGATGGCGTTTGGGCCAAGGCCAAACAGCGCAGGTCCGACGGAGGTAAAGCACCGGCACTCGGCTGGTTGTGGGACAAGGCCCAAGAGGAGTGGGTCGATTTCGATCCACACAGCTAA
- a CDS encoding winged helix-turn-helix domain-containing tetratricopeptide repeat protein, with the protein MSADDVRVERISLGETIYVPEHDQLYQIGGAPVYLRAQSSKVLQYLAQRLGLLVTREELISHVWRGLAVTDDSLTQCISDLRRALGDKERKVLRTLPKRGFVLNGEVIPADQMTVEASVPVVQLDDLVQQRSPEVIASIVNWKGVQSPEFQSQAALVSSGSSQMSVKQIRFPSVPQAVATCRQWASKHGAIIALTLPGEPFDELLSATQSGEILVSVEVRELAQHHPVLSFEDLGHFNEQSLSRAFRLAPDGSDLVIEPDFKGQPLLPAVAVLPLQNIQGNEPDVLGTVFADLVSGTLSAAEEINVISRLSTAAFSRGKPNMADVGRFLKAEFVLSGFFIRRDDRMQLNLEFAEVLSRRMLWSYRLDVSISDLLGEFEAAYEIVAKIRRAILINEIRRASIKPLGDLQNYSLMLAAVGLMHRLSPHEFSKARKLLDVLADRAPNHPAPLAWTARWHLLRVVQGWSDDPAKDAQAALGCTGRALDADPENVLALACEGHVLTNLTHRFDEAEDRYNLALENNPSDPNARALRGMLLAFQDRGEEGVRDTELALRLSPLDPHRFFYLAMAAGAWFTPGDFEKAEQYAKASLRLNRTHLSTLRMLAVAQQKSGKHQAARGTVAELMRLQPGLRVNSWLKSSPSADFRTGRLFAQALREAGVPD; encoded by the coding sequence GTGAGTGCTGACGATGTACGAGTTGAACGGATTTCACTCGGGGAAACGATCTATGTTCCCGAGCACGATCAGCTGTACCAAATCGGAGGTGCACCGGTCTATTTGCGCGCCCAGTCATCCAAGGTTCTGCAGTATTTGGCGCAGCGATTGGGCCTTTTGGTCACGCGCGAAGAGCTGATCAGCCACGTTTGGCGCGGCCTTGCGGTTACTGATGACAGTTTGACCCAGTGTATTTCAGATCTAAGGCGCGCCTTGGGGGACAAGGAGCGCAAGGTTCTCAGAACGCTTCCCAAGCGTGGTTTTGTACTGAATGGCGAGGTTATTCCGGCCGATCAAATGACCGTCGAAGCCAGTGTGCCTGTTGTTCAATTGGATGACCTGGTTCAACAACGCAGCCCAGAGGTGATCGCCAGCATTGTGAACTGGAAAGGCGTTCAATCTCCCGAATTCCAGTCACAGGCTGCACTTGTCTCCTCCGGATCCTCTCAGATGTCTGTCAAACAGATCCGCTTCCCCAGCGTGCCCCAAGCAGTCGCTACGTGCAGGCAATGGGCCAGCAAACATGGTGCGATCATCGCGTTGACCTTGCCAGGCGAGCCATTTGATGAATTGTTGTCGGCAACTCAGTCTGGTGAGATCCTGGTCAGTGTCGAAGTTCGCGAGCTGGCGCAGCACCACCCAGTTTTGTCTTTCGAAGACCTGGGGCATTTCAACGAACAATCGTTGTCTCGCGCCTTTCGATTGGCGCCGGACGGTTCGGATCTGGTTATTGAGCCAGATTTCAAAGGTCAGCCACTTCTTCCCGCTGTGGCCGTGTTACCCCTTCAGAACATTCAGGGAAATGAGCCGGATGTTCTTGGGACGGTTTTTGCCGATCTGGTTTCCGGCACGCTCAGCGCGGCCGAGGAAATAAATGTCATTTCGCGGCTTTCCACTGCGGCCTTCTCTCGGGGAAAGCCGAACATGGCCGATGTTGGGCGCTTCCTTAAGGCCGAATTCGTGCTGTCTGGGTTTTTCATTCGCCGTGATGACAGGATGCAACTGAATCTAGAGTTTGCCGAGGTGTTGAGCCGCCGAATGTTGTGGTCCTATCGCCTTGACGTGTCGATCTCGGACTTGTTGGGAGAGTTTGAGGCAGCATATGAGATTGTTGCCAAAATCCGGCGCGCCATTCTGATCAACGAGATCCGACGGGCGAGCATCAAGCCGCTGGGGGATTTGCAAAACTACTCCTTGATGCTTGCAGCCGTGGGGCTGATGCATCGCCTGTCCCCGCACGAATTCTCCAAGGCCCGCAAGTTGCTGGATGTCTTGGCCGACCGCGCCCCCAATCACCCCGCGCCTTTGGCATGGACCGCAAGGTGGCACCTTTTGAGGGTTGTCCAGGGATGGTCGGATGACCCCGCCAAAGACGCGCAGGCGGCTTTGGGTTGCACTGGGCGCGCGCTGGACGCGGATCCCGAAAACGTGCTTGCGCTGGCTTGCGAAGGTCATGTGTTGACCAATTTGACCCACCGGTTTGATGAGGCCGAAGATCGCTATAACCTGGCGCTGGAGAACAACCCAAGTGATCCCAATGCGCGCGCGCTGCGGGGCATGCTGCTCGCGTTTCAGGACAGGGGAGAGGAGGGGGTGCGCGACACCGAATTGGCGCTGCGCCTGTCACCCCTGGACCCGCATCGGTTCTTTTACCTCGCTATGGCTGCTGGGGCCTGGTTCACACCCGGAGATTTTGAGAAGGCTGAACAATATGCCAAAGCCTCGTTGCGGTTGAACCGAACGCATTTGTCCACGCTGCGCATGCTTGCAGTCGCTCAACAAAAGTCAGGAAAACATCAGGCTGCCCGTGGCACCGTCGCGGAGCTCATGCGTCTACAACCCGGATTGCGGGTCAACTCATGGCTCAAATCATCACCCAGTGCCGATTTCAGAACTGGACGCCTATTTGCGCAAGCCCTGCGAGAGGCTGGCGTCCCCGATTGA
- a CDS encoding oxidoreductase: MGRDPRYDILFEPVQIGPVTAPNRFFQVPHCTGMGWQYPRTLAAMRKVKAQGGWGVVCTEYNSIHPSSDDLPHPYASLWDDSDIRAHTLMTDAVHEYGSLAGAELWYGGANANNLFSRLPGMDVDSFPNAKGHPYQTRAMDKQDIRDLRRWHRKAALRAREAGFDVVYVYATHGYLISNFLNPRVNTRGDEYGGSLENRVRLTRELIEDTKDAVGDRCAVAVRFSADEEIGEDGQPIFGERREMFERLADLPDLWDINIADYSLEMGVSRFVKEGALEPYMQWVKSVTDKPVVTVGRFTSPDTMVSQIRRGITDFIGAARPSIADPYLPKKIEQGRLSAIRECIGCNVCYASDTIGVPLRCTQNPTMGEEWRKDWHPEIIKKRTSDARVLIVGAGAAGLEAARALGIRGYDVMLAEASREIGGRIVREAALPGMSEYIRVKDYREQQLLEMPNVDVFRESRLTVDDVISVEADHVAIATGASWRKEYYDDECYQPIASGEALTRVFTPDDIMDGNLPNGPTLVFDGDGYYMASVIAERIRAAGQAVTLATPSDSVSDWAGKTSERWRIRTQLHRLGINILPSSGLTKFSGDAATLYCVYSGRETKLPVQNVVMVTARKPNDDLYQTLSLRAADGALPFGFTRIGDCEAPGIIAAAIYSGHRYAQELECDLDLDVPLVHDRIDVGSELRN; the protein is encoded by the coding sequence ATGGGTCGAGATCCCCGCTACGACATTCTATTTGAACCGGTCCAGATTGGTCCGGTGACAGCCCCGAACCGCTTTTTCCAAGTCCCACATTGTACCGGCATGGGGTGGCAATATCCGCGGACGCTCGCGGCAATGCGCAAGGTCAAGGCGCAAGGCGGCTGGGGAGTGGTCTGTACCGAGTACAACTCGATCCACCCCTCTTCGGATGACCTGCCACACCCTTATGCGTCGCTTTGGGATGACAGCGACATCCGCGCCCATACTCTCATGACAGACGCCGTGCACGAATACGGAAGCCTGGCAGGAGCTGAGCTTTGGTATGGCGGTGCCAACGCGAACAATCTGTTTTCGCGATTGCCGGGCATGGACGTCGACAGTTTTCCAAACGCCAAGGGGCACCCGTATCAGACCCGTGCAATGGACAAGCAAGACATCCGGGACCTGCGCCGGTGGCATCGCAAAGCGGCGCTCAGGGCACGAGAGGCGGGTTTTGATGTGGTCTATGTCTATGCAACACATGGCTACCTGATCTCGAATTTTCTGAACCCGCGCGTGAACACTCGTGGCGACGAATATGGCGGCAGCCTGGAAAACCGCGTGCGCCTGACGCGCGAATTGATCGAAGACACCAAGGATGCGGTGGGTGATCGCTGTGCGGTTGCGGTGCGGTTCTCGGCGGATGAAGAGATCGGTGAAGATGGCCAGCCGATTTTCGGTGAACGCCGCGAGATGTTCGAAAGGCTCGCGGATCTGCCCGATCTCTGGGACATCAACATTGCAGACTATTCGCTTGAAATGGGGGTATCGCGCTTCGTCAAAGAAGGCGCGCTGGAGCCCTATATGCAGTGGGTCAAATCGGTGACAGACAAGCCTGTGGTCACTGTGGGCCGCTTCACATCACCCGACACAATGGTCAGCCAGATTCGCCGGGGCATCACCGACTTTATCGGCGCGGCGCGGCCTTCGATTGCGGATCCTTACCTGCCTAAGAAAATCGAACAGGGTCGATTGTCTGCCATACGCGAGTGCATTGGCTGCAACGTGTGCTACGCCAGTGACACCATTGGTGTTCCGCTGCGCTGCACGCAAAACCCAACGATGGGAGAGGAATGGCGCAAGGATTGGCATCCCGAGATCATCAAGAAACGAACGTCGGACGCCCGTGTCTTGATTGTTGGCGCAGGTGCTGCCGGCTTGGAGGCCGCACGCGCCCTGGGTATACGGGGATATGATGTCATGCTGGCAGAGGCCTCTCGCGAGATTGGCGGGCGTATCGTGCGCGAAGCAGCCTTACCAGGGATGAGTGAATACATCCGGGTCAAGGACTACCGCGAGCAGCAACTGCTCGAAATGCCCAACGTTGACGTCTTTCGCGAAAGTCGGCTGACCGTTGATGACGTGATCTCAGTCGAGGCTGATCACGTTGCGATCGCCACAGGTGCAAGCTGGCGAAAGGAATACTACGACGACGAATGCTATCAACCGATTGCGAGCGGCGAGGCTTTGACCCGTGTGTTTACGCCTGACGACATCATGGACGGAAACTTGCCGAACGGGCCAACGTTGGTGTTCGACGGCGATGGGTATTACATGGCCAGCGTCATTGCTGAACGGATACGTGCGGCCGGGCAAGCCGTCACCTTGGCAACGCCATCTGATAGCGTGTCCGATTGGGCGGGAAAGACATCCGAGAGGTGGCGCATTCGAACGCAATTGCACCGGCTTGGTATCAACATTCTACCATCGAGTGGTCTGACGAAATTTTCGGGCGATGCGGCCACTCTGTACTGCGTCTACAGCGGGCGTGAAACAAAGCTTCCAGTCCAGAACGTGGTGATGGTTACAGCCCGCAAACCAAATGACGATTTGTACCAAACTCTCAGCCTCCGCGCAGCGGACGGCGCACTTCCCTTTGGCTTTACACGGATAGGGGACTGTGAGGCGCCTGGAATTATTGCGGCGGCCATCTATTCGGGCCATCGGTACGCCCAAGAACTGGAGTGTGACCTGGATTTGGATGTTCCGCTTGTACACGACCGCATCGACGTCGGATCCGAGTTAAGGAATTGA
- a CDS encoding TetR family transcriptional regulator C-terminal domain-containing protein → MAQAEQKRPRKERKENADRRRRQLLDAACRSILAHGLAKTTLATVASEADLSQGVAAFYFKSKAGLLTEALRDLYQRYEDHWTKALDQAGDEPAEQLRALIRADFHPDACGPMVLPLWYAFWGELRSQQEYDEVAGHFETRRRETLYAIWQDLLAGQDALAAVQMAEWMETLTDGYWQRLHLAPASVSAEEAEQAAWACLVRLAPDLLGRDT, encoded by the coding sequence TTGGCCCAAGCAGAACAGAAGCGTCCCCGCAAAGAGCGGAAGGAAAACGCAGACCGTCGGCGGCGGCAGCTGTTGGATGCGGCGTGCCGCTCGATCCTGGCGCATGGATTGGCGAAAACCACACTGGCGACGGTTGCGTCCGAGGCGGATCTTTCGCAGGGGGTCGCCGCGTTTTATTTCAAATCAAAAGCGGGGCTGCTGACAGAGGCCCTGCGTGATTTGTACCAGCGCTACGAAGATCACTGGACCAAGGCGCTGGACCAAGCCGGGGATGAACCCGCGGAACAGTTGCGTGCCCTGATACGGGCTGATTTTCATCCCGACGCCTGTGGTCCGATGGTGCTTCCGCTTTGGTATGCGTTCTGGGGCGAGCTTCGGTCCCAGCAGGAATACGATGAGGTGGCCGGCCATTTCGAAACGCGGCGGCGCGAGACGCTGTATGCGATCTGGCAGGACTTGCTGGCAGGACAAGACGCATTGGCCGCTGTTCAGATGGCTGAATGGATGGAAACTCTCACAGACGGGTACTGGCAGCGCCTGCATCTGGCACCGGCCAGTGTGAGCGCTGAGGAAGCAGAGCAGGCGGCGTGGGCCTGCCTGGTGCGGTTGGCGCCGGATCTTCTGGGTCGCGATACCTAA